From the genome of Desulfobaculum xiamenense, one region includes:
- a CDS encoding DUF4910 domain-containing protein: MVDYDLFAQAMGLDIGVSRRENARLFELLSRRVPLVVHRFPSGAEHNGWVVPHDWRVQRAQIRHGGRTVFDGTCHPLAVAGYSSSFAGTIPKAELDAHVFHRKDFPDAYAFHSMYNYRPWQRHWGFCVPYAEYATWPDGDYEVRLETELAEGEMLVGEAFLPGESDRTVVFNAHTCHPRQANDDMAGVFALVDLFERLSRRRRHWSYLFVFAPEHVGTVFYTASLSEERLRSIRLGVFAEMLGTAGPLVLQRSFHGDSLVDRVARHVLGALEPDFGEGEFRSVVGNDETVWEAPGIEIPMISLSRWPYPEYHTSRDSLDIIRRDRLDAAVDALEAMVDVLEEDRVVTRRFTGLVALSNPRYGLYVERPDPVVDKGLSPEELRFGAMQDRLPRYFDGSRTIFDIAEEFDVDFSRLHDYLGRFEDKGLVALTRPSVLDRAPVPPRGAGRTDAFA; encoded by the coding sequence ATGGTGGATTACGATCTCTTCGCGCAGGCCATGGGGCTGGACATTGGCGTGAGTCGCCGCGAGAACGCGCGGCTGTTCGAGCTGCTCTCGCGGCGGGTGCCCCTTGTCGTGCATCGTTTCCCGAGTGGGGCGGAGCACAACGGCTGGGTGGTCCCGCACGACTGGCGCGTCCAGCGGGCGCAGATACGCCACGGCGGGCGCACGGTGTTCGACGGCACCTGCCATCCGTTGGCGGTGGCGGGGTATTCCTCGTCCTTCGCGGGGACGATTCCCAAGGCCGAACTCGATGCGCACGTCTTCCACCGCAAGGATTTCCCGGACGCCTACGCCTTCCACTCCATGTACAACTACCGCCCGTGGCAGCGGCATTGGGGATTCTGCGTGCCGTATGCCGAGTATGCCACTTGGCCGGACGGTGACTACGAAGTGCGCCTCGAAACTGAATTGGCCGAGGGCGAGATGCTGGTGGGCGAGGCCTTTCTGCCCGGCGAGAGCGACCGGACGGTGGTCTTCAACGCCCACACCTGCCACCCCCGGCAGGCCAACGACGACATGGCCGGGGTCTTCGCGTTGGTCGATCTCTTCGAGAGGCTCTCGCGGCGCAGACGGCACTGGTCCTATCTGTTCGTGTTCGCGCCGGAGCATGTGGGGACGGTGTTCTATACCGCCTCACTGTCCGAAGAGCGGTTGCGGTCCATACGCCTTGGCGTGTTTGCGGAGATGCTTGGGACCGCCGGGCCGCTGGTGCTGCAACGCAGCTTCCACGGCGATTCCCTCGTGGACCGCGTGGCGCGCCACGTCCTCGGCGCGCTGGAACCTGACTTCGGCGAGGGCGAATTCCGAAGCGTGGTCGGCAACGACGAAACGGTGTGGGAGGCTCCGGGCATTGAGATACCGATGATTTCCCTCTCGCGGTGGCCGTATCCGGAATACCACACCAGCCGCGACAGTCTGGACATCATCCGGCGCGACAGGCTGGATGCGGCGGTGGATGCGCTGGAGGCCATGGTGGACGTGCTGGAGGAGGACCGCGTGGTGACGCGGCGCTTTACCGGTCTGGTGGCGCTGTCCAACCCGCGCTACGGCCTGTACGTGGAGCGCCCGGACCCGGTGGTGGACAAGGGCCTGTCGCCGGAGGAACTGCGTTTTGGGGCCATGCAGGACCGCCTGCCGCGATATTTCGACGGATCAAGGACCATTTTCGACATCGCCGAGGAGTTCGACGTGGACTTTTCGAGGCTTCACGACTATTTGGGCCGCTTCGAGGACAAGGGACTGGTGGCGCTGACGCGTCCGTCCGTCCTCGACCGCGCGCCCGTGCCCCCTCGCGGGGCGGGGAGGACTGATGCGTTCGCCTGA
- a CDS encoding GDSL-type esterase/lipase family protein: MSGYLLAGAVIGGACVVELAARALWRVVVPRRRRMFIDYLLTGRAGELAEEDRELSRPSLMRYRGHPFTAFEPDPDFVAAGGVRIHNNCSFRDSVDYTREYVDSFDLRVYLAGGSTVYDTCVDDNAQTFAALLQDELTRRTGRRVKVFNAGVGNFTSFQSFTRLAAWADFLRPHVVVVYQGINDITPFLYTDVPPKGVRPDLAHSIRPLCVAEVRDRLPRSARWSGLVRLFAALAVSDEDFNIRFHTLGGSHKVHHIGDDTQFALDHIAQRIDYGIIRSHYENIVALCRFRDIPALFLTERLMEGGEWYRPFLDRINDIVRELDRHEGCHVLDFDRLFPADAENFVDAMHFSARGNESRAGFVGAHLAGLFTAGKEAATCSQD; encoded by the coding sequence GTGAGCGGATATCTCCTCGCCGGGGCCGTGATTGGCGGCGCGTGCGTGGTGGAACTTGCCGCGCGTGCACTGTGGCGTGTCGTGGTGCCCCGTCGCAGGCGGATGTTCATCGACTACCTGCTGACCGGACGTGCCGGGGAATTGGCGGAGGAGGACCGTGAACTGTCGCGTCCTTCGCTCATGCGCTATCGCGGCCACCCCTTCACGGCCTTCGAGCCGGATCCGGATTTCGTGGCTGCGGGCGGAGTGCGCATCCACAACAACTGCTCGTTTCGCGACAGTGTCGACTACACCCGCGAGTATGTCGATTCCTTTGATCTGCGCGTGTATCTCGCCGGGGGAAGCACCGTTTACGACACCTGCGTGGACGACAACGCGCAGACCTTCGCGGCGCTCCTGCAGGACGAGCTGACCCGGCGCACGGGCCGCAGGGTGAAGGTGTTCAACGCCGGGGTCGGCAATTTCACGAGCTTCCAGTCCTTTACGCGGCTGGCGGCATGGGCCGACTTCCTGCGGCCGCATGTGGTGGTGGTCTATCAGGGCATAAACGACATCACGCCGTTTCTGTACACGGACGTTCCGCCCAAGGGGGTGCGGCCGGACCTCGCGCATTCCATCCGCCCGCTGTGCGTGGCCGAGGTGCGCGACAGGCTGCCGCGCTCGGCGCGCTGGTCCGGACTGGTGCGGCTTTTCGCGGCGCTCGCCGTGTCGGACGAGGATTTCAACATCCGCTTCCACACGCTTGGCGGCTCACACAAGGTCCACCACATCGGCGATGACACGCAGTTCGCGCTGGACCACATCGCCCAGCGCATCGACTACGGCATCATCCGCTCGCACTACGAGAATATCGTCGCGCTATGCCGCTTCCGGGACATTCCCGCGCTCTTCCTCACCGAGCGGCTCATGGAGGGCGGGGAATGGTATCGCCCGTTCCTCGATCGCATAAACGACATTGTCCGCGAACTCGATCGGCACGAGGGCTGCCACGTGCTGGATTTCGACCGGCTGTTTCCGGCCGATGCTGAGAACTTCGTGGATGCCATGCACTTTTCCGCCCGAGGCAACGAGAGCCGCGCCGGATTTGTGGGCGCGCATCTCGCCGGGCTCTTCACCGCAGGCAAGGAGGCGGCGACATGCTCGCAAGACTGA
- a CDS encoding radical SAM/SPASM domain-containing protein: MSELAYSHHEPTDQVRLIAYKDIDAIFRAQFGQAYDDYRRDWYAAQDGRRIPEFPLSLDFETNNFCNLRCRMCLFSTNLHPDSGGRHGFLKPDLFRRLVDEGHEHGLPAMTFGFESESLLNPDLVDMITYARQHSVMDIRVGTNGMLLDDDMARQLIDSGLTRLEVSVDAIRPETYAAVRKGGNYYRLLRNIFGFLERREAAGSVFPLLRVSFLKLDANRDELADFIGFWRHVADYFSIQNLLDYEIMDFENSLPTQGEQAAQRDFRCAKINQRMYVRYNGQALPCGYVFGWEGLNLGDLNAVSVREAWNSPKFSELRRMHMAHRYMDNEYCLRCVSHTTTGGLMVEDELGRNE; the protein is encoded by the coding sequence ATGAGCGAACTGGCCTACAGCCATCACGAACCCACCGATCAGGTGCGCCTTATCGCCTACAAGGACATCGACGCCATCTTTCGCGCCCAGTTCGGGCAGGCGTACGACGACTACCGCCGCGACTGGTACGCCGCGCAGGATGGACGGCGCATTCCCGAGTTTCCCTTGAGCCTCGATTTCGAGACCAACAACTTCTGTAACCTGCGCTGCCGCATGTGCCTGTTCTCCACGAACTTACATCCGGATTCCGGCGGCAGGCACGGCTTTCTGAAGCCGGACCTCTTCCGGCGGCTGGTGGACGAGGGGCACGAGCACGGGCTGCCCGCCATGACTTTTGGCTTCGAGAGCGAATCCCTGCTTAATCCGGACCTCGTGGACATGATCACCTACGCCCGGCAGCACAGCGTGATGGATATCCGCGTGGGCACCAACGGCATGCTGCTCGATGACGACATGGCGCGCCAGCTCATCGACTCGGGACTGACGCGCCTTGAGGTCTCCGTGGACGCCATCCGGCCCGAGACCTATGCCGCCGTGCGAAAGGGCGGGAATTACTATCGCCTGCTGCGTAACATTTTCGGCTTTCTGGAACGGCGCGAGGCCGCAGGCTCCGTGTTTCCCCTGCTGCGCGTGAGCTTTCTCAAGCTGGACGCCAACCGCGACGAACTGGCGGATTTCATCGGTTTCTGGCGGCACGTTGCGGACTACTTTTCCATTCAGAACCTGCTCGATTACGAGATCATGGACTTTGAAAACAGCCTGCCCACACAGGGCGAACAGGCGGCGCAGCGTGACTTCCGGTGCGCCAAGATCAACCAGCGAATGTACGTGCGCTACAACGGGCAGGCCCTGCCCTGCGGTTACGTATTCGGCTGGGAGGGGCTGAACCTTGGCGACCTGAATGCCGTCAGTGTTCGCGAGGCGTGGAATTCCCCGAAGTTCTCGGAACTTCGCCGGATGCATATGGCCCATCGCTATATGGACAACGAATACTGCCTGCGCTGCGTGTCGCATACCACCACGGGCGGGCTCATGGTCGAAGACGAACTTGGAAGGAACGAATGA